The following proteins are encoded in a genomic region of Hemiscyllium ocellatum isolate sHemOce1 chromosome 23, sHemOce1.pat.X.cur, whole genome shotgun sequence:
- the LOC132826615 gene encoding mucin-2-like, with translation MNTPRINDRGDQESPENLCRSFESIDNIQCERVNASGSSTTVDNVTCDLQGLKCIPPLSEDGLMCHDYRIRVCCIVTSSSTTTPTTTSTTTSTITFTTIPTTIPTTTLTTTSTTTPTTTPITTSTTTSTTTRTTTSTTTSTTTQTTTPTTTPTTTRTTTSTTTSTTTQTTTPTTTLTTTRTTTSTTTSTTTQTTTPTTTQTTTSTTTPTTTQTTISTTTSTTTPTTTPITTSTTTLTTTPTTTPITTSTTTPTTTPTTTPTTTSTTTPTVTPTTTPTTTPTTTPTTTRTTTSTTTSTTTPTTPITTSTTTSTTTPTTTLTTTPTTTSTTTPTTAPTTTPTTTPTTTPTTISTTTPTTTPTTTSTTTPTTTSTTTPTTAPTTTPTITPTTTPTTTSTTTSTTTPTTTLTTIPTTTPTTTSTTISTTTVRTTLPTSSTNATSVHIVPCPCNITETKQCTGTWKEDCAIKRCDQGEIVIEKYCKQEKPTCPDHLKPIELRVNEKPEKIPYASDEITIERRNSRSVRLYFSDIKTTIIAAQNDFKIIVSAKVFYNNTQGQCGSCSNSSADDCMRPNGVIEPTDCCHKTALDWKFEDPGKPYCQSAPQGVSSFTCRAPLVYKPCEMKQDDYCEQK, from the exons ATGAATACACCACGTATAAACGACAGAGGAGACCAAGAATCACCAGAGAACCTATGTCGTTCTTTTGAATCAATTGACAATATTCAGTGTGAACGTGTTAATGCCTCTGGCTCTTCAAcaacagttgacaatgtaacatgtgATCTGCAAGGACTCAAGTGCATCCCACCACTTTCTGAAGATGGTTTAATGTGTCATGACTACAGAATTCGAGTATGTTGTATAGTCACCAGCTCCTCAACAACTACTCCCACCACCACTTCTACAACCACCTCGACAATCACCTTTACAACCATCCCAACAACCATTCCAACAACCACCCTGACAACTACCTCCACAACTACACCAACAACTACACCAATAACCACCTCTACAACCACCTCGACAACTACACGAACAACCACCTCTACAACCACTTCAACAACTACACAAACAACTACCCCGACAACCACCCCGACAACTACACGAACAACCACCTCTACAACCACTTCAACAACTACACAAACAACCACCCCGACAACCACCCTGACAACTACACGAACAACCACCTCTACAACCACTTCAACAACTACACAAACAACCACCCCGACAACTACACAAACAACCACCTCGACGACCACCCCGACAACTACACAAACAACCATTTCTACAACCACCTCAACAACCACCCCGACAACTACACCAATAACCACCTCTACAACCACCTTGACAACCACCCCAACAACTACACCAATAACCACCTCTACAACTACCCCAACAACTACACCAACAACCACCCCAACAACCACCTCTACAACCACCCCAACAGTCACCCCGACAACTACACCAACAACCACCCCGACAACCACCCCAACAACTACACGAACAACCACCTCTACAACCACCTCAACAACCACCCCAACTACACCAATAACCACCTCTACAACCACCTCGACAACCACCCCAACAACTACACTAACAACCACCCCGACAACCACCTCGACAACTACCCCAACAACTGCACCAACAACCACCCCAACAACCACCCCGACAACTACACCAACAACCATCTCTACAACCACCCCCACAACTACACCAACAACGACCTCGACAACCACCCCGACAACCACCTCGACAACTACCCCAACAACTGCACCAACAACCACCCCGACAATCACCCCGACAACTACACCAACAACCACCTCTACGACCACCTCAACAACTACACCGACAACCACCCTGACGACCATCCCAACGACTACTCCAACGACCACCTCCACAACCATCTCTACAACTACAGTGAGAACAACCTTACCAACTAGCTCCACAAATGCCACTTCAGTTCATATCGTACCATGTCCTTGCAACATTACCGAAACTAAACAG TGCACTGGAACATGGAAAGAAGACTGTGCTATTAAAAGATGTGATCAAGGAGAAATTGTCATTGAAAAATACTGCAAACAGGAGAAGCCTACATGTCCTGATCATTTAAAACCCATTGAA CTGAGAGTTAATGAAAAGCCAGAAAAAATTCCCTACGCATCAGACGAAATCACGATAGAACGTCGAAATTCAAGGAGTGTGCGTCTTTATTTCAGTGATATTAAAACAACTATCATAGCTGCTCAGAATGACTTTAAAATCATCGTGTCTGCAAAGGTTTTCTACAACAATACCCAAGGACAGTGTG GCTCTTGCTCAAATAGTTCAGCGGATGACTGTATGCGACCAAATGGGGTAATTGAGCCAACTGATTGTTGCCATAAAACTGCACTTGATTGGAAGTTTGAAGACCCTGGAAAACCATATTGCCAATCAGCTCCTCAAGGGGTATCAT